A stretch of Buteo buteo chromosome 9, bButBut1.hap1.1, whole genome shotgun sequence DNA encodes these proteins:
- the REXO2 gene encoding oligoribonuclease, mitochondrial, producing the protein MLGGSRAGLGRLRSCGGRLWRGRRRAAAMAGGGMGQRMVWVDLEMTGLDVEKDQILEMACLITDSDLNVLAEGPNLIINQPDELLDGMSEWCKEHHGKSGLTKAVKESKISLQQAEYEFLSFVRQQTPPGLCPLAGNSVHADKKFLDKYMPQFMRHLHYRIIDVSTVKELCRRWYPEEYEFAPKKAASHRALDDIRESIKELQFYRDSIFKRKTDEKKRKLIENGESDKTAS; encoded by the exons ATGCTGGGCGGCAGCCGCGCTGGCCTGGGTCGCCTGCGGAGCTGCGGCGGGCGGCTgtggcggggccggcggcgggcggcggccatGGCCGGCGGCGGAATGGGGCAGCGGATGGTCTGGGTGGATCTGGAG ATGACGGGCCTGGACGTGGAGAAGGACCAGATCCTGGAGATGGCCTGCCTCATCACCGACTCCGACCTCAACGTCCTGGCCGAG GGCCCTAACCTTATCATTAATCAGCCCGACGAGCTGCTGGACGGCATGTCCGAGTGGTGCAAGGAGCATCACGGGAAG TCTGGCCTTACTAAGGCTGTGAAGGAGAGTAAAATTTCATTGCAGCAAGCGGAGTATGAGTTTCTCTCCTTTGTACGACAACAGACACCCCCCGGTCTCTGTCCTCTCGCAG GTAACTCTGTTCATGCAGATAAGAAATTTCTTGACAAATACATGCCTCAGTTCATGAGGCATCTTCATTACAGGATCATTGATGTGAGCACTGTCAAAGAACTTTGCAG ACGCTGGTATCCAGAGGAATACGAGTTTGCACCAAAGAAGGCGGCTTCTCACAG AGCACTTGATGACATCAGGGAAAGCATCAAAGAACTTCAGTTCTACAGAGATAGCATCTTCAAGAGGAAAAcggatgaaaagaaaaggaaactaatAGAGAATGGAGAAAGCGATAAAACTGCCAGCTGA
- the RBM7 gene encoding RNA-binding protein 7, whose product MGAAAAEADRTLFVGNLDPKVTEELIFELFHQAGPVIKVKIPKDRDGRPKQFAFVNFKHEESVPYGLSLLNGIKLYGRPIKIQFRSGSSHASQDGNPSLSPHGAANTSPSGAPHPASNCSRYDRSPDGAVAAGFSSAQRSLPSADNLQRQAVMNSAMWQQPQFGGKYEQPGFPVPAYQHAPHAFHPSPASQMPRRPEVPAQRKGRLSAHPYHPDSRHFVREQRFGERGPDYGRGKREEYGFEERGHDAEHHYRGGREEPAYEDRHRDGWSHDYDYRRESYREAKWHPSRH is encoded by the exons atgggggcggcggcggccgaggcgGATCGGACCCTTTTCGTGGGGAACCTGGACCCCAAGGTCACCGAGGAGCTCATCTTCGAGCTGTTCCACCAG GCGGGTCCGGTGATTAAAGTGAAGATCCCGAAGGACAGAGACGGCAGACCCAAGCAGTTTGCGTTCGTGAATTTCAAACACGAGGAGTCGGTCCCCTACGGGTTGAGCCTGCTGAACGGCATCAAGCTGTACGGGAGGCCCATCAAAATCCAGTTCCGATCAG ggAGCAGTCATGCATCTCAGGACGGCAATCCATCTTTGTCCCCGCATGGAGCCGCCAACACCAGCCCCTCTGGCGCGCCGCATCCGGCATCAAACTGCAGCAG atacGACAGGAGTCCTGATGGTGCGGTAGCAGCGGGATTCTCGTCAGCGCAGCGGTCTCTGCCATCGGCCGATAACCTTCAGAGACAAGCAGTG atGAACAGCGCCATGTGGCAGCAACCTCAGTTTGGGGGGAAGTATGAGCAGCCTGGCTTCCCCGTGCCTGCCTACCAGCACGCTCCCCATGCTTTTCACCCCTCGCCGGCCTCCCAAATGCCGCGGCGCCCAGAGGTGCCGGCCCAGCGCAAGGGCAGGCTGAGCGCCCACCCCTACCACCCAGACAGCAGGCACTTCGTCCGCGAGCAGCGCTTCGGGGAGCGGGGACCTGACTACGGCAGGGGCAAGAGGGAGGAGTACGGCTTTGAGGAGAGGGGGCACGATGCCGAGCATCACTACCgggggggcagagaggagccTGCTTATGAAGACAGGCACCGGGATGGCTGGAGCCACGACTATGACTACCGGAGGGAGAGCTACAGAGAGGCCAAGTGGCACCCGTCGCGGCATTAA